In Brienomyrus brachyistius isolate T26 chromosome 19, BBRACH_0.4, whole genome shotgun sequence, one DNA window encodes the following:
- the LOC125715046 gene encoding glutamine-rich protein 2-like isoform X2 — protein MYTSSPGLKRMYTSSPGLKRMYTSSPGLKRMYTSSPGLKRRYTSSPGHKQRYTSSPGHKQRYTSSPGHKQRYTSSPGLKQRYTSSPGLKQRYTSSPGLKQRYISSPGHKQRYTSSPGLKQRYTSSPGLKQRYTSSPGLLY, from the exons ATGTACACATCCAGCCCTGGCCTCAAGCGGATGTACACATCCAGCCCTGGCCTCAAGCGGATGTACACATCCAGCCCTGGCCTCAAGCGGATGTACACATCCAGCCCTGGCCTCAAGCGGAG GTACACATCCAGCCCTGGCCACAAGCAGAGGTACACATCCAGCCCTGGCCACAAGCAGAGGTACACATCCAGCCCTGGCCACAAGCAGAGGTACACATCCAGCCCTGGCCTCAAGCAGAG GTACACATCCAGCCCTGGCCTCAAGCAGAGGTACACATCCAGCCCTGGCCTCAAGCAGAGGTACATATCCAGCCCTGGCCACAAGCAGAGGTACACATCCAGCCCTGGCCTCAAGCAGAGGTACACATCCAGCCCTGGCCTCAAGCAGAG ATACACATCCAGCCCTGGACTGCTTTATTGA
- the LOC125715046 gene encoding glutamine-rich protein 2-like isoform X1: MYTSSPGLKRMYTSSPGLKRMYTSSPGLKRMYTFSPGHKRRYTSSPGHKQRYTSSPGHKQRYTSSPGHKQRYTSSPGLKQRYTSSPGLKQRYTSSPGLKQRYISSPGHKQRYTSSPGLKQRYTSSPGLKQRYTSSPGLLY; the protein is encoded by the exons ATGTACACATCCAGCCCTGGCCTCAAGCGGATGTACACATCCAGCCCTGGCCTCAAGCGGATGTACACATCCAGCCCTGGCCTCAAGCGGAT GTATACATTCAGCCCTGGCCACAAGCGGAGGTACACATCCAGCCCTGGCCACAAGCAGAGGTACACATCCAGCCCTGGCCACAAGCAGAGGTACACATCCAGCCCTGGCCACAAGCAGAGGTACACATCCAGCCCTGGCCTCAAGCAGAG GTACACATCCAGCCCTGGCCTCAAGCAGAGGTACACATCCAGCCCTGGCCTCAAGCAGAGGTACATATCCAGCCCTGGCCACAAGCAGAGGTACACATCCAGCCCTGGCCTCAAGCAGAGGTACACATCCAGCCCTGGCCTCAAGCAGAG ATACACATCCAGCCCTGGACTGCTTTATTGA